Proteins found in one Terribacillus sp. DMT04 genomic segment:
- a CDS encoding TnsD family Tn7-like transposition protein, giving the protein MLPFFTDPYPDELIYSAIARYHFYSGNINYKDTLEEVFQSRSVIPSVEIGSHFHAFVQQMGNHYLVENLLAKHTIYPFYAPFLSKQRQQKIMQDVQGDGRGLYTRLGMVAGGICKKDGLYYCPQCAQSDIDNYGEPYIHREHQLQGIDLCAHHYLQLKKYPEDFTEQSRIKFIRFEAKRMDFSILQEVKFSDRFDIQVKLAKMAYQLLNIGINAISREDIFKRYRLLLREKNLLTTSNRIRQKELFDAFQAKFPKGYLDSYDSALVEEDEYNWLKVLTRNKRRHVHPSRHLFLLYFLDSDIEELLDIGEDEGPFGKGPWPCLNKAEDHYRQLVIQNVTITRDFKSIAPIGTFKCSCGFTYARKGPDKSNEDKYRIGRIKAFGDVWMDKLKVLANNGDLSIRAIAEILGVDSKTVKKYSSMDGQNEKAKSNETSPLLLRYREQLLKGIKRYPNESRTQIRRCFQKEYTYLYRHDKEWLFKQLPNIRTMGKPKASVDWEARDLQYFSKVKELYKELIMLGKPARITISIIGKRLGILSNLEKHLHKLPQTKQFLDEITETVQQFQIRRCCKVIDQMLREQEPVRPWKVQRIGAVKSHHFREIRPHLESYIQMKQEVDDYECTTS; this is encoded by the coding sequence ATGCTGCCATTCTTTACAGATCCTTACCCAGATGAGTTGATTTATTCGGCGATTGCCCGTTACCACTTTTACAGTGGAAATATTAATTATAAAGATACGTTGGAAGAGGTATTTCAAAGTCGCTCTGTGATACCGAGTGTAGAGATTGGTAGCCATTTTCATGCCTTTGTCCAACAGATGGGAAATCATTATTTAGTGGAGAATTTGTTAGCGAAACATACCATTTACCCGTTTTATGCCCCGTTTCTTTCCAAACAGCGACAGCAAAAGATTATGCAGGACGTCCAAGGTGATGGCAGAGGTCTGTACACAAGGTTAGGTATGGTTGCAGGAGGTATTTGTAAGAAAGATGGATTATACTATTGTCCGCAATGTGCACAGTCTGATATTGATAACTACGGTGAACCATACATACATAGGGAACACCAATTGCAAGGTATAGATTTGTGTGCACATCATTATTTACAACTGAAAAAATATCCAGAAGACTTTACCGAGCAAAGTAGAATCAAATTTATTCGGTTTGAGGCAAAAAGAATGGATTTTTCTATTCTACAGGAAGTGAAATTTTCTGATCGTTTTGATATTCAAGTCAAGCTAGCAAAAATGGCATATCAATTATTAAATATTGGTATAAATGCAATCTCACGGGAGGATATCTTTAAAAGGTACCGATTGCTCCTCAGAGAGAAGAATTTACTTACTACATCAAATCGAATAAGACAAAAGGAGTTATTTGATGCATTCCAGGCAAAGTTCCCAAAAGGGTACTTAGATAGCTATGATTCGGCTTTAGTTGAGGAAGATGAATATAATTGGTTAAAGGTACTAACCCGTAATAAAAGGCGTCATGTGCACCCTTCGCGTCATCTATTTCTATTATACTTTTTAGATAGTGATATAGAGGAGCTTTTGGATATTGGAGAAGATGAAGGTCCTTTTGGTAAAGGTCCATGGCCATGCCTAAATAAGGCTGAAGACCATTATAGGCAACTGGTAATCCAAAATGTAACGATTACTAGGGATTTTAAATCAATTGCCCCCATTGGTACGTTTAAGTGTTCCTGTGGCTTCACTTATGCTAGAAAGGGTCCTGATAAATCGAATGAAGATAAATACCGTATTGGTCGTATAAAAGCTTTTGGGGATGTCTGGATGGATAAATTAAAAGTCCTAGCAAACAATGGGGATCTTAGCATAAGGGCAATAGCTGAAATACTCGGCGTTGATTCTAAGACAGTAAAAAAGTATTCATCCATGGATGGGCAAAACGAAAAGGCTAAAAGTAATGAAACTTCTCCATTGTTACTGCGATACCGTGAGCAACTACTTAAAGGAATAAAGCGATATCCTAATGAATCAAGAACTCAAATTAGAAGGTGCTTTCAAAAGGAATATACCTACTTGTATCGCCATGATAAGGAATGGTTATTTAAACAGTTGCCTAACATTCGGACAATGGGGAAACCAAAAGCAAGTGTGGATTGGGAAGCCCGTGATCTTCAATATTTCTCAAAGGTGAAAGAACTTTACAAAGAACTTATTATGCTAGGTAAGCCTGCTCGAATTACTATTTCGATTATTGGAAAACGTCTTGGAATATTATCGAACTTAGAAAAACATCTTCATAAGCTGCCACAAACTAAACAGTTTCTTGATGAAATTACAGAAACGGTACAGCAATTCCAAATTAGACGTTGTTGTAAAGTTATAGATCAAATGTTGCGGGAGCAAGAACCTGTAAGGCCATGGAAGGTGCAACGAATTGGTGCTGTCAAATCACATCATTTTCGTGAAATAAGACCACATTTAGAGTCATATATACAAATGAAACAGGAAGTGGACGATTATGAGTGCACAACAAGTTAA
- a CDS encoding Mu transposase C-terminal domain-containing protein, whose translation MIYINQVLQYVVDSKRIRIIEIEESHVFIVNIDGISSMPKKELYSNLIAEIQQEELLVISDPFAKVIKDSELTTRQIQKRDEGWWIIQRYCIEHMEALLQKRGREKKIKEIADESGTSSTRIKKLLSRYWQRGMNKNAMLPDYSNSGGKGKTKALTKEKVGRPRRVIINNEYQTGVNITEEVKVQIEHVINKYYRKKNNYSLKDVYNFMLRDFYSDRYKENGELKYRIWDVTRTPSYHQFYYWFKKLEDPKKDIQFRKSTKEYELKHRPILSNSTLETNGPGTRFQIDATIADIYLVSSLDVNKVIGRPVIYAILDVYSRIITGLYVGLEGPSWVGAMMALDNMVADKVEFCKQYGIDITSEQWPTHHLPEVIIADRGEFEGYSVDNLINNLNIKIENTTAYRGDLKGIVERKFRTFNGKVKQKAPGAIQKEYRERGDQDYRLNATLNLKEFTSLIITMALHHNQKVIDKYPVEKEMVTEGLVPTPINLWNWGIQNRTGRLRTIDRNILRLNVLPRGKATISRAGIKFKNLLYGSQRAIEEHWYLKLKNRSVEVVYDPRNVEKIYIPHDDGMDFETCILLEPSQQYKEDFLEEIVFQQQLRNELEEIERRNQIQLTVNTDAAMEEIIKKAVRNKKQSYNQPTSKKAKIASIRDNKDVEKLLNRESEKFDLSPDKVSKSAEVIDFATKEKIDDNTPKKSPSRLMQKLKKKRDEEFGKNK comes from the coding sequence ATGATTTATATTAATCAGGTTCTTCAATATGTTGTCGATTCTAAACGTATTCGTATCATCGAAATAGAAGAGTCCCATGTTTTTATTGTAAATATTGATGGGATTAGTTCGATGCCGAAAAAGGAATTATATTCAAACCTCATAGCAGAGATTCAACAAGAGGAATTGCTTGTGATTAGCGACCCATTTGCAAAAGTAATAAAAGATAGCGAATTAACCACCCGACAAATTCAGAAAAGAGATGAGGGTTGGTGGATTATTCAGCGTTATTGTATAGAACACATGGAAGCATTGCTTCAAAAACGAGGTAGGGAAAAGAAAATAAAAGAAATTGCAGATGAGAGTGGAACAAGCTCTACAAGAATTAAGAAGTTACTGAGCCGATATTGGCAGCGTGGCATGAATAAAAACGCCATGTTACCTGACTACTCTAATTCAGGTGGTAAAGGTAAAACGAAAGCTTTAACGAAAGAAAAAGTTGGTCGTCCTAGAAGAGTAATTATAAATAATGAATATCAAACTGGTGTTAACATTACAGAAGAAGTAAAGGTCCAAATTGAACACGTTATCAATAAGTACTACAGGAAAAAAAATAACTATTCATTGAAAGATGTCTATAATTTTATGCTACGTGATTTCTACTCTGATCGCTATAAAGAAAATGGCGAGCTGAAATACCGTATTTGGGATGTTACCCGAACTCCCTCATATCATCAGTTTTACTATTGGTTTAAAAAGCTTGAAGATCCAAAAAAAGATATTCAATTTCGTAAAAGTACGAAAGAGTATGAGTTGAAGCATCGTCCGATTTTAAGTAATTCTACATTGGAAACAAATGGTCCTGGGACTAGATTTCAGATTGACGCAACCATTGCGGATATATACTTAGTTAGTTCACTTGATGTGAATAAAGTAATTGGACGACCAGTTATTTATGCGATATTGGATGTATATTCACGCATTATCACAGGTCTCTACGTTGGACTAGAAGGTCCATCTTGGGTTGGTGCAATGATGGCTTTAGATAATATGGTCGCAGACAAAGTAGAATTTTGTAAGCAATATGGTATTGATATTACATCTGAGCAATGGCCAACACATCATTTGCCTGAAGTTATTATTGCTGACCGAGGTGAGTTTGAAGGTTATTCGGTAGACAACCTTATTAACAATTTAAATATTAAAATTGAGAACACTACAGCTTATCGCGGAGATTTAAAAGGAATTGTTGAAAGAAAGTTCCGGACATTTAACGGGAAGGTAAAGCAAAAAGCACCAGGAGCAATTCAAAAGGAATATCGGGAACGTGGTGATCAGGATTATCGTTTAAATGCCACGTTGAATTTAAAGGAGTTTACGTCTCTTATTATTACAATGGCACTGCATCACAATCAAAAAGTCATTGATAAATACCCTGTTGAAAAAGAAATGGTTACAGAAGGGTTAGTTCCGACGCCGATTAATTTATGGAATTGGGGTATTCAAAATCGCACAGGAAGGCTAAGAACAATTGATAGAAATATTCTTCGCCTGAATGTTCTACCACGAGGAAAGGCGACAATTTCAAGAGCTGGTATCAAGTTTAAAAATCTCTTATATGGTTCTCAAAGAGCGATTGAAGAACATTGGTATTTGAAGTTGAAAAATAGAAGTGTAGAAGTTGTTTATGATCCACGAAACGTTGAAAAAATCTATATTCCCCACGATGACGGAATGGACTTTGAAACGTGTATTTTGTTAGAACCAAGTCAGCAATATAAAGAAGATTTCTTAGAAGAAATTGTCTTTCAACAACAACTTCGGAATGAACTAGAAGAAATAGAACGTAGAAATCAAATTCAACTCACAGTAAATACAGATGCGGCAATGGAAGAAATCATTAAAAAAGCTGTGAGAAACAAAAAGCAATCTTACAATCAACCAACGAGTAAGAAAGCAAAAATAGCTTCTATTCGTGATAACAAGGATGTTGAAAAACTATTAAACCGTGAATCTGAAAAATTTGATTTATCACCTGATAAGGTTAGTAAATCAGCTGAAGTAATCGACTTCGCTACAAAAGAGAAAATCGATGATAACACACCGAAGAAATCACCATCACGTCTAATGCAAAAGTTAAAGAAGAAACGAGATGAGGAATTTGGGAAAAACAAATGA
- a CDS encoding ATP-binding protein, with the protein MRNLGKTNDMVVLKGEFERSIYKEQPLSEYTNNPFIEALPPIFSEDDVLDRFMVTPRIKDQDKQSAMNIRYHVLKRVRNFIQPLPIHFEVERRLSTLIRRGYLARNPLDITFLERVRVLHELREEEDTSHKYIDERLNYIRSTADSLSIIGISGIGKTTAIERLLLMYPQVIKHEEYKGQPFNRTQIVWLKIDCPYDGSLSTLCKSFFKAIDDLLGTRYLEKYGYLNRVTSTMLLHMTSLASMYGIGVLVIDEIQHLLHSKNDQEEMLNFFVTLSNTVGIPTVLIGTSKAEKLFKGNFRQARRAASDGAIIWDRISEDSEEWEFFLETLWELQCLKTYSELTEELKKAFYYECQGITAVAVNLFILAQERALFDEDNPNETITPQVLKKTAKGDMQTIQPMMTAIRTDNWADMIKYEDIMINLDEAMLNHKRETEMEGRIREAFKERQNTIEYKRKDTIENLSVEVASLGIFDSLKEKDIKKIVENIVEENPIDTEFLQLKSDVIQQAIALNQQKKEQKAKANVKKAEVLPLLKLRERALDKKQHPHELLKANGYIKNPLEEFY; encoded by the coding sequence ATGAGGAATTTGGGAAAAACAAATGACATGGTTGTCTTAAAAGGAGAATTCGAAAGAAGCATCTATAAGGAACAACCTTTAAGTGAATATACCAACAATCCTTTCATCGAAGCCCTTCCACCGATTTTTAGTGAAGATGATGTACTAGATAGATTTATGGTAACCCCACGAATTAAAGATCAAGACAAACAAAGTGCAATGAATATTCGTTATCACGTATTAAAACGTGTAAGGAATTTTATTCAGCCGTTACCGATTCACTTTGAGGTAGAACGTCGATTGTCTACATTGATTCGAAGAGGGTATTTAGCACGAAATCCGTTAGATATTACATTTCTAGAACGTGTTCGTGTGTTGCATGAATTGCGTGAGGAAGAGGATACATCCCATAAATATATTGATGAGCGACTGAATTATATTCGGTCAACTGCCGATAGCTTATCAATCATTGGTATTTCGGGAATTGGTAAAACAACGGCAATTGAACGTCTTTTACTTATGTATCCACAAGTGATCAAGCATGAAGAATACAAAGGGCAACCGTTTAATCGAACTCAAATTGTTTGGCTTAAAATTGATTGCCCATATGATGGAAGTTTATCTACACTTTGCAAAAGCTTTTTCAAAGCAATTGATGATTTACTAGGTACTCGATATCTAGAAAAGTATGGCTATTTAAACCGTGTAACATCGACCATGTTGTTGCACATGACATCATTAGCAAGTATGTATGGCATTGGTGTTCTAGTGATTGATGAAATCCAGCACTTACTACATTCAAAAAATGATCAGGAGGAGATGTTGAATTTTTTTGTAACACTGTCCAATACAGTTGGGATTCCCACCGTCTTGATTGGTACTTCTAAGGCAGAAAAGCTATTTAAAGGGAACTTTAGGCAGGCAAGAAGGGCTGCAAGTGATGGAGCAATTATTTGGGATCGTATATCGGAGGATAGTGAAGAATGGGAGTTTTTCCTAGAAACCCTATGGGAATTACAGTGTTTAAAAACTTATTCTGAACTTACTGAGGAACTAAAGAAGGCATTTTATTATGAATGCCAAGGAATTACTGCTGTTGCTGTGAACCTATTTATTTTAGCGCAAGAACGAGCATTATTTGATGAGGATAACCCAAATGAAACCATTACACCACAAGTATTAAAAAAGACTGCGAAAGGAGATATGCAAACGATTCAACCAATGATGACAGCTATTCGGACGGACAATTGGGCTGACATGATAAAATATGAAGATATCATGATCAACCTAGATGAAGCCATGCTGAATCATAAACGAGAGACAGAAATGGAAGGACGTATTCGCGAGGCTTTTAAAGAACGCCAAAATACAATTGAATACAAACGAAAAGATACAATTGAAAACTTAAGTGTTGAAGTTGCCTCTTTAGGCATTTTTGATAGTTTAAAAGAAAAAGATATTAAAAAAATTGTAGAAAATATAGTAGAAGAAAATCCAATAGATACGGAGTTTCTTCAACTTAAATCAGATGTGATTCAGCAGGCTATTGCATTAAATCAACAAAAGAAAGAGCAAAAAGCAAAGGCAAATGTGAAAAAGGCAGAGGTTCTACCATTACTTAAGCTAAGAGAGCGAGCATTGGACAAAAAACAACATCCACATGAATTATTGAAGGCAAACGGGTACATTAAAAATCCTTTGGAGGAATTCTATTAG